A segment of the Synechococcus sp. CBW1002 genome:
GTTTCCAACCTTTCCAAGGGTCGTTGCAGGCGCTCGTCGGTCGGATGCAGATCTTTATGAGTCAACAGCTGAACCATGCCGCTTCATTGCTGAACTCTTTCCGGGGAATGGCGCGCCATGGGGTCCCTGTAGCCAAGGAGCCCTAAGGTGCTGAAATCTCAGAGAAGACGACCTCCCGGGGGACGGACTGCTTCATGAGGAACCATCAGGCCCCTAAGAAAGGTTTGACTGAAATCAACCCTTCGGGAAAAGCGACAGCCGGCATAGGTGCCGCCAGCTTCCCTGTCCACCCACATCACCATAACTGCGGTGGGGATCACACTGTTGGTGCTGGGATGGGAAATCAACAGTGATCCCTTCTGACTGGCATTCACTCTTTCGCCAGGAGGAAATAGCAGGCAGCATCCCGACCAGCTGATATCCCAGAGTCTGCCGTGGTGTTGCAGGTCATTCACGGTGAAGATGGCACCGATCCAGATCGTGATGGCCGGCAGAAGAAATCTCTCTTCCCGCCTTGGCTGCTCGACCATAGATGTGGCTGTGATCCGACGGTATTCAGCCAGAGCTTCCCACATTTCAGCAGGCAGCGCCCCCCAGCGGTTCTGGGAGTCTGCGATGCCTGCTGCAAACGGCTCCGGCAAAACATCAGCCCCCTGCCAGGGGCTCGCTCTACGGGCGTCGTCGCTGTTCGCCGTACTACACACCGTCCGGGGGCGGTGGGCCAGGGCTGGACCAGAGCGCAGGAGTCCTCCCTCAGGAAAATCCGTTGCTGAAACTCAGCGGTAATTCCCCTACGGTTTTCACGAGTCAAGCTTCCACCATGCAGACGATCGACTGGTTGTGGCTGATACATCCCGTGCTGGCTGTGGTGGTGGTCTATCCACTGCTCGGCATCGTGCTCCGTCTGGCTCAGCAGACCCGCCAGCGGCGCCTCAAGCAGGCCAAGACCCCTCCCACCAGTGGCCGAGACCATGCCGATCTGGGCCGTTGGCTGGCCACAACGGTGGTGGCAATCGAGCTGGTGGCTCTCAGCGTGGTGATCGCGACAAAGCATCCCCTCTCCGCCTTCGAAGGCGGCGCAGGACGCCTGGTCCTGCTCGTGCTGGTGCTGCTCGGTACAACTGCTGCCCTCGTGCTGCTCTGGCGGGCCAAGGCCGCTCCCTACAGGGCCACGTTTGCCCTGTTGTGCTGGATCGGCGTCATCGGCCTGGGTATGCAGCCTGAGGTCTGGCGACTCAGCGACAATCCACTTGACCCGGCCTTCTGGCAATCCCACTTCTGGGGAGGGGTCGGACTCACCGGCCTGCTGCTCTTCGGTGTCGCGGCACGCCCCGAGATTCTTCGCAGCCTCCCCTGGCGTCGCCTTCACCTGACTGCCAGTGCCCTGGCGGGTCTGCTGCTTCTTGCCCAGGGCATCAGTGGGCCGCGCGATCTGCTGGAAATCCCCCTGAACTGGCAGAAACCCGCCATTGCGACCTGCGACTTTGTTCGTCAGGTCTGCCCGCCGCTCCAGCCGCCAGCGGGTTGATGCGTCTTCCCTGGGCTGTGGCGCTGCTCACCGTTCTGGCAGCGCGTTATCTGATCTGGCGTTGCGGCAGCACGCTCAACCTCAGTTCACCCCTGTCAACTGGCCTGAGCCTTCTGCTGCTGGCGGCTGAGTTGCTGCTGCTGGCCACCACCTTCCTGCAGCTCTGGTTCACCCTGATACCCCCTCCTCCTGTGACGGCCACTGTGGCCGCCGCCGCCGCCCGGCTGGAAGGCCGGATGACCCAGCATGCCCTTGCTTCTGCGGCTGACCGTCGGGACACCCCTGTCGCTGTTCCATGCATCCAGACAGCGAGGCAAACTGAGAGCGACCCACCGTCCGTACTGCATCTTTGCGATGAGGAGTCGGCGGTTGCTTCCCTCTCGGCAAACCCTCTGCTCAGGGTCGATGTGTTCGTCCCCACCTATGGCGAGCCGCTTGGCCTGGTGGAACGCTGCCTGCGCGGTTGTCTGGCGATGGACTATCCCATCAAGACCGTTTGGTTGCTCGATGACGCTGCCTGCCCTGAGCTGGAGCTGCTCTGCCGCCGGCTGGGATGACTCTACCTGAGTCGTGGGGAACGGCTCCATGCCAAGGCCGGCAACCTGAACCATGCCCTTCTGCACAGCAGTGGTGACCTCGTGGCTGTCTTCGATGCCGACGTGGTTCCACTGAATGGATTCCTTCGGCGCACCGTAGGGCTGTTCGATGACTCCAGCGTTGGGTTTGTGCAGACCCCGCAGAGTTACATGAATGCTGATCCCGTGGTACGCAATGCGTCCATGGAGCGATGGCTGCTGCCTGACGAGGAAACTTTCTATCGCTGGATCGAACCCACTCGGCAGGCCCTCGGTGCCGTGGTCTGTGCCGGCACATCCTTCGTGATGCGCCGCAGCGCCCTTGAGCAGGTGGGCGGCTTCGTTACCGCCACATCTTCGGAAGATCTGGCCACGGGAATCCAGATTGCAGCCGCCGGATACCGCAACATTTTCGTGGCCGAAAAGCTCAGCGCCGGCCTGGCTCCGCTCACCGCAGCCGCCATGACTCGCCAGCGCTGCCGCTGGGCCAGCGGCACGTTGCAGATCCTGCGCACCGGAGCCAGCCCCTTCCGCATCCGTGGCCTGACCCCACTGCAGCGCCTGGCCTATCTCGAGGGGATCCTGCACTGGTTCAATGTGCTGCCTCAGCTGCTGCTGTTGCTGTTTCCGCTGAGCCTTGGCTTGCTCGGGGTGGCACCAATCCGTCTCACTGCCGCCGGCCTGTTCAGTGAAGCGCTGCCTTTCTTTCTGGCGCAAATGCTTCTCAGCCGCTGGTTGAGTGGCCATGCGCGCACGGCCCTGTTGCCTGAGCTGTACCGCTGGTTGTTTGTCGTCCCTCTGGCTGGCGCGGTGCTGTCCACCCTGTTCGGGCGCCCCCTTCGCTTTCATGTGACGCCCAAGCAGCGTCCCTGGGGCCGCCGGCTTGGACCGTCACGACAACTGCTGCTCCCCTTGTTGTTTTTGCTCAGCCTCCAGCTGATCGCTTTGGTGCATCTGTTGAACGGGCCCCTCACCGGCCCAGAGCTCGCGGCTCTGGATCCGCTTCCGCCCGCCACCAGGGTTGTGACCATGGTCTGGGCCTGCACGAACCTGCTGCTCCTGCTGCTGGCGGTGCGCTGCTGCTGGGATCGCAGCGCCGACAGCGATCTCCCCTGGTTCCGGCTCGAGCCGAAGCCGCTGATCCGGTTGACCCCGATCCAGGAGGGGGCTCCGCTGCCACCGCTGAGCCTGAGCGTGATGGCGATCAGTGAAGAGGGGATCGAGTTGGAGGCCCCTGCTCAGTCATCGCCGGCTGCAGAATCCTGTATCACGTCGTCAGACGTTGTCTGGACCGTGGAGGGCTTGCCCGGTCTGGACTCAGTGCCCCTGGAGCTTCTGGAGTCGCCGCTGCTCATCTCCTCGCTGGGCGACCGGCGGCGGGATGGCTGGCGCCTGGCGGGGCGCTGGGGAGCACTGTCGCCGCAGCAGCGTGACCAGCTGCAGACGCTTCTGTACCGCCGTGATCGGCTCTGGCCGCAGCGCACGGCGCCCTTCGAGCTGCTGGCCCTGCCGGCGGTGCTGCGGTTGCTGCTGCGCCCCTGCGGGCCCGACACCTGGTTTCAGCGCAGCCTGATCCCCCAGCGGAGCTGGGTTGAAGACTTGCCAGGCACGGCAAGGGATCGCAGAGTTTCCTGACGTTCGCCTGACCCCCATGCCCGCCGTTCCCCTTGAGACCAGGCCCTCTCCGTTGCTGCTCTGTCGCCGTGCTGGCGAGCGGTTCCACAGCAGCTTCGACTGGCTGGAGAGCTGGCACACGTTTTCGTTCTCGCATCACTTTGATCCCGCCTGGATTGGCTTTGGCCCACTGAAGGTGATCAACGACGACACCATCGCCGCCGGCCGGGGCTTCGGCATGCATCCCCATCGCGACATGGAGATCATCACCGTGATGGTGCAGGGGGAGTTGCATCACCGCGACTCGATGGGCCATGCCGAGATCCTGCGGGCTGGCGAAGTCCAGCGGATGAGTGCCGGCACCGGTGTGGTCCACAGCGAGATCAATGGCGGCTCCACGCCCTGCCGGCTCTTGCAGATCTGGATCGAGCCCAGCCGCCGCGGCATTCCGCCCGCCTACGAGCAGAAGCCCTTCGCCATCGGCGCTGGTTGGACCCTCCTGCTCGATCCGGAAGGATCTGGCGGTGCCATGGCGATCGAGCGCCCCGTACGGCTCTGGCGGGCCAGGCCCCAGCCGGGCGATCGTCTGGCCAACCCGCTCGAGCCCGGCACCCAGGGATGGATCCAGATGATCGAGGGGAGTCTCGAGATTGCCGAAGCTGGCGCTCCATTGCTGGCGGGTGACGGTCTCGGCTTTGACGCCGCCTCGATCGGGGCCTTCCGTGCGGGGAGGGAGCCCGCCGACGTGCTGCTCTTCGAGCTGCGTTGATCACCCAGCCCGGGCCCATGGCAGGGTGAGGACCCCCTCCGGCAGTGCTGTCTGTCGGTTGCCAGGTCGTCTCCGGTGTCTGTTCCGTCCCACGCGATCCATCCGGTGCAGGCCACGCGTCTGCGGGGGGCCGCCGTTCTGGCCGATCCGCTGCTCAACAAGGACACGGCCTTCACCAGACAGGAGCGACGGGAGCTCGGCCTCGAGGCGCTGCTCCCCTGGCAGGAGGAATCACTGGAGCTGCAGGCCGAGCGTGCCTGGCGGATCTTCGAGGCTTTCGACGACGACCTGCAGAAATTCGCCTTTGCGGCTCAGCTTCGCCAGAGCAATCTGGTGCTGTTCTACCGCTTCCTCAGCGATCACATCGAGGCGGTGCTGCCCGTGGTCTACACCCCCACCGTGGGGCGCGCCATCCAGCGTTTCGGCCACCGCTATCGCAGTCCCAGTCAGGGGGTCTATCTGTTGCCGTCCCAGCAGGACCGACTTGAGACCTTGCTGCAACAGGCTGCGGCGGGCCGACCCGTGAATCTGGTGCTGGTGACCGATTCGGAGGGCATCCTCGGTATCGGGGATCAGGGGGTGGGGGGCATCGAGATCTGCCTGGGCAAGCTGGCCGTCTACACCCTCTGCGCCGGTCTCCATCCGGCCCAGATGTTGCCGGTGGTGCTGGACGTGGGGACTGACCGCCAGGAGCTGCTGGATGACCCCCTCTATCCGGGGCTGCGGCAGCCGCGGCTGCGGGGCGAGGCCTACGACCGATTCATCGAGCGCTTCATCGGCGCGGTGGAGCGTACCTTCCCGGGTTGCCTGCTGCACTGGGAAGACTTCGGCATGCACCAGGCGCGCCACAACCTGGCGCTGTACCGGCAACGGATTCCCAGCTTCAACGACGACATCCAGGGCACCAGTGGGGTGGCCGCAGCGGCGATCCTGGCGGCCTGCCGCGGTCAGGGGCGGCAGCTGAGCGGGCAAAGGATTGTGGTGTTCGGCGCTGGCACCGCCGGTTGCGGGATCGCCGATCGGCTGGTGCGGTTACTGCGGGCCGAGGGGATGGGGGAGGCGGAGGCCAGGGCCCACATCTGGGCGATTGATCGCGACGGCCTGCTGCTGGACGGTGACGCGGGTGAGGCCGCTGCGGCCTTCGGTCGTCCCCGTCAGGAGGCCGGCAGCTTCCGCCGTGATGCCTCAGGCCGGATTGGCCTGCTGGCGGTGGTGGAAGCGGTGCGGCCCAGCGTGTTGATCGGCACCTCGACGGTGGCCGGGGCCTTCACCCGGGAGGTGGTGGAGACGATGCTGGGTGGCCTTGACGGCGATGGTTCAACCCGAGGGACCAGCTTGCCGGGGTCCGTGGTGCCCCGTCCGGTGATTCTTCCCCTCTCCAACCCCACCACCCTGGCTGAGGCCACTCCGGCCGACCTGCTGGCCTGGAGCCATGGGCGGGCCCTGGTGGCCACGGGTAGCCCCTTTGATCCCGTGGTTGTCGAAGGTCAGAGTCGACGGATCGGGCAATGCAACAACTGCTTCCTCTATCCGGGCCTGGGTTTTGCGGCAGTGGCCGTGGGAGCGCGCCAGGTGAGTGAGGCGATGATCGAATCCGCAACCCTGGCCCTGGCGGAGAGGATCCCAGCGACCAAGGATCCGGACGCTCCGCTGATGCCGTCGCTTTCAGAGGTGCAGTCGATTTCCGCCACGGTGGCCGAAGCCGTGGCCATCACAGCCATGGCCGAGGGCCTGGCCCGACATGCCACCACGGAAGCGGAGGCCCTGGCCTGCCTGGAGGCGGCGCGCTGGAGCGCAGACTATGGCCCGGTGCAAGCCATCTGAGCCCGTCCCCCCGTCCCCCGCACTGACCCCTCCCCACATGCAGGATCCCCCAAGTGGCTATCAGAGCCTGGCCTGGGCCGGACTGATCGCCAACATCCTGGCGATCCCCCTAGGCATCGCGGTGATTCTGTTGGATCCTGACCTGAAGGTCGCCAATCTGGTGGTGATCAGCAGCGCTGTCCTGCCCACGATCGTCGTGGGTCTTGTGGCCTGTATCGCCCTGCTGCGCTGGCGACGCTGGGGTCAGATTCTGGCGATCGTCGCCCTGTCCATGAGTCTGGCGACCAGCCTCTCCTATGGGATCGTGCGACTGGCTCTGGTGGCCTCTGGCCGACCGGTTCTGGCCCTGGTGCTTCCTCTGTTGTGGGTCACCAACGTGGCGCTGCTGGTCTACTGGTGCCGGCCGGTGCATCGCCATTACCTGGGCTGAGTTCTGTAGCAACCGCTGCAAGGAGAGGGAGGGGTCTCGGGATTGGATGTCATCCATCCGCCTCTCGTCCTTCACCATGCCCAGCCCCCAGCGCTTCGCCGTTGCACAGCAGATTCAGCAACGACAGCCGGTGGCCACCGCTCCGGTCCAGAGCCTTGAAGACCTCTGGTGCAGTGACGTGTTCACGCTCGCCAAAATGAAGGCGGCGATGCCGAAGGAGATTTTCAAGTCGGTGCAGCGCACCATCAAGGACGGCAGCAAGCTCGATGTGTCGGTGGCCAATGTGGTGGCCCAGGCCATGAAGGAATGGGCTACGGCAAGGGGTGCCCTTTATTACTCCCATGTTTTCTATCCCCTCACCAACTCCACGGCCGAAAAACATGATGGTTTCATCTCTCCCCAGGGAGATGGCAGCGCCATCACGGAATTCACCGGCAAGTTGCTGGTGCAGGGCGAGCCGGATGGTTCTTCGTTCCCCAATGGCGGCATCCGCTCCACCTTCGAGGCCCGCGGCTACACCGCCTGGGACATCACCAGTCCGGCCTATCTGATGGAGACGCCCAATGGCGTCACCCTCTGCATCCCCACCGTCTTCGTCTCCTGGACGGGCGAGGCCCTCGACAAGAAGACCCCTCTGCTCCGCTCCAATGCCGCTGTCAATGCCCAGGCCCAGCGGCTGCTGGGTCTCCTGGGCGAAACCGACATCGCTCAGGTGAACTCCAGCTGTGGCGCGGAGCAGGAGTATTTCCTGATCGATAATGCCTATCTGCCTCTGCGCCCCGACCTCCTGCTGGCAGGTCGCACCCTGTTCGGCAAGTCGTCTGCCAAGGGCCAGCAGTTCGATGACCACTACTTCGGCGCGATCCCCGAACGGGTGCAGGTGTTCATGCAGGACGTGGAGCGTCAGCTCTACAAGCTCGGCATTCCCGCCAAGACCCGCCATAACGAGGTGGCTCCCTCCCAGTTCGAGATTGCTCCTTATTTTGAGGCGGCCAATGTAGCCACCGACCACCAGCAGCTGACCATGACCGTGCTGCGCAACACGGCCAAGAAGCACGGCATGGTGTGCCTGCTGCATGAAAAGCCCTTTGCCGGCATCAACGGCTCCGGCAAACATGTCAACTGGTCGATCGGCAACGCAACCCAGGGCAACCTCCTCGATCCCGGCAACACGCCTCACGAGAATCTGCAGTTCCTGCTGTTCTGCGGTGCGGTGATCCGAGGTGTCCATCTCTATGGTCCACTGTTGCGGGCGGTGATCGCCACGGCCAGCAACGACCACCGTCTTGGGGCCAACGAAGCACCCCCGGCGATCATTTCGGTCTATCTGGGGAGTCAGCTTGAGGATGTGTTCAACCAGATCCGTGAGGGACGCCTGAGTAGTTCATCCATCGGCGGAATGATGGATTTCGGTGTGGCGACCCTTCCCGAATTCCCCAAGGATGCCGGCGACCGCAACCGCACGTCTCCCTTTGCCTTCACCGGTAATCGCTTCGAATTCCGTGCCGTGGGCTCGGGCCAGTCTGTGGCTGGACCGCTGGTGTCTCTGAACACGATTCTGGCCGATTCACTGGCCTGGGTGTCCGATCAGCTGGAAGCCAAGCTGTCCAGTGGAACCTCCGTGGAAGAAGCCAGTCTGGTTGTGCTCAAAGAGGTCATGGAGAAGCACGGCAACGTGGTCTTCGGTGGCGATGGCTATTCCGATGCCTGGCATCGCATGGCTGTTGAAGAGCGTGGTCTTGAGAATCTTCGTACCACAGCGGATGCCCTGCCGGTGTTGCAACGTGCTTCCACTCGTGAACTGTTTGAGCACACCGGTGTGCTGACACCGGTCGAACTGGAGAGCCGATTCGAGGTCTACGCAGAGCAATATATTCTTGCGATTGAAGTGGAAGCCAAGCTGGCCGTGCAGATTGCCCGGTCTCAGATTTACCCTGCCGCCATGCGCTATCTGGGTGAATTGGCTGGCTCGCTGCAGTTGCAGACCGCCATGGGCCTGCAGGTGTCTCCCGAAACCCAGAATGCGGTTGCCTCCCTCAGCCAGACCTTGATGGAAGTCAGTGGCTCCCTCCAGACGGCGATTGATCAGCCCCCCCACGGCACCGAGGCCCACATGCGGCACTGTGCTGAAACACTGCTTCCCTTGATGTCAGACCTGCGCACTGCAGTGGATGGGCTGGAAGCCCTGG
Coding sequences within it:
- a CDS encoding PilZ domain-containing protein, producing MPEPFAAGIADSQNRWGALPAEMWEALAEYRRITATSMVEQPRREERFLLPAITIWIGAIFTVNDLQHHGRLWDISWSGCCLLFPPGERVNASQKGSLLISHPSTNSVIPTAVMVMWVDREAGGTYAGCRFSRRVDFSQTFLRGLMVPHEAVRPPGGRLL
- a CDS encoding Hepatitis C virus core protein, with protein sequence MQDPPSGYQSLAWAGLIANILAIPLGIAVILLDPDLKVANLVVISSAVLPTIVVGLVACIALLRWRRWGQILAIVALSMSLATSLSYGIVRLALVASGRPVLALVLPLLWVTNVALLVYWCRPVHRHYLG
- a CDS encoding pirin-like bicupin family protein, translating into MPAVPLETRPSPLLLCRRAGERFHSSFDWLESWHTFSFSHHFDPAWIGFGPLKVINDDTIAAGRGFGMHPHRDMEIITVMVQGELHHRDSMGHAEILRAGEVQRMSAGTGVVHSEINGGSTPCRLLQIWIEPSRRGIPPAYEQKPFAIGAGWTLLLDPEGSGGAMAIERPVRLWRARPQPGDRLANPLEPGTQGWIQMIEGSLEIAEAGAPLLAGDGLGFDAASIGAFRAGREPADVLLFELR
- a CDS encoding NAD-dependent malic enzyme, encoding MSVPSHAIHPVQATRLRGAAVLADPLLNKDTAFTRQERRELGLEALLPWQEESLELQAERAWRIFEAFDDDLQKFAFAAQLRQSNLVLFYRFLSDHIEAVLPVVYTPTVGRAIQRFGHRYRSPSQGVYLLPSQQDRLETLLQQAAAGRPVNLVLVTDSEGILGIGDQGVGGIEICLGKLAVYTLCAGLHPAQMLPVVLDVGTDRQELLDDPLYPGLRQPRLRGEAYDRFIERFIGAVERTFPGCLLHWEDFGMHQARHNLALYRQRIPSFNDDIQGTSGVAAAAILAACRGQGRQLSGQRIVVFGAGTAGCGIADRLVRLLRAEGMGEAEARAHIWAIDRDGLLLDGDAGEAAAAFGRPRQEAGSFRRDASGRIGLLAVVEAVRPSVLIGTSTVAGAFTREVVETMLGGLDGDGSTRGTSLPGSVVPRPVILPLSNPTTLAEATPADLLAWSHGRALVATGSPFDPVVVEGQSRRIGQCNNCFLYPGLGFAAVAVGARQVSEAMIESATLALAERIPATKDPDAPLMPSLSEVQSISATVAEAVAITAMAEGLARHATTEAEALACLEAARWSADYGPVQAI
- a CDS encoding glutamine synthetase III → MPSPQRFAVAQQIQQRQPVATAPVQSLEDLWCSDVFTLAKMKAAMPKEIFKSVQRTIKDGSKLDVSVANVVAQAMKEWATARGALYYSHVFYPLTNSTAEKHDGFISPQGDGSAITEFTGKLLVQGEPDGSSFPNGGIRSTFEARGYTAWDITSPAYLMETPNGVTLCIPTVFVSWTGEALDKKTPLLRSNAAVNAQAQRLLGLLGETDIAQVNSSCGAEQEYFLIDNAYLPLRPDLLLAGRTLFGKSSAKGQQFDDHYFGAIPERVQVFMQDVERQLYKLGIPAKTRHNEVAPSQFEIAPYFEAANVATDHQQLTMTVLRNTAKKHGMVCLLHEKPFAGINGSGKHVNWSIGNATQGNLLDPGNTPHENLQFLLFCGAVIRGVHLYGPLLRAVIATASNDHRLGANEAPPAIISVYLGSQLEDVFNQIREGRLSSSSIGGMMDFGVATLPEFPKDAGDRNRTSPFAFTGNRFEFRAVGSGQSVAGPLVSLNTILADSLAWVSDQLEAKLSSGTSVEEASLVVLKEVMEKHGNVVFGGDGYSDAWHRMAVEERGLENLRTTADALPVLQRASTRELFEHTGVLTPVELESRFEVYAEQYILAIEVEAKLAVQIARSQIYPAAMRYLGELAGSLQLQTAMGLQVSPETQNAVASLSQTLMEVSGSLQTAIDQPPHGTEAHMRHCAETLLPLMSDLRTAVDGLEALVDDNLWPLPSYQEMLFLR
- a CDS encoding DUF4079 domain-containing protein, yielding MQTIDWLWLIHPVLAVVVVYPLLGIVLRLAQQTRQRRLKQAKTPPTSGRDHADLGRWLATTVVAIELVALSVVIATKHPLSAFEGGAGRLVLLVLVLLGTTAALVLLWRAKAAPYRATFALLCWIGVIGLGMQPEVWRLSDNPLDPAFWQSHFWGGVGLTGLLLFGVAARPEILRSLPWRRLHLTASALAGLLLLAQGISGPRDLLEIPLNWQKPAIATCDFVRQVCPPLQPPAG
- a CDS encoding glycosyltransferase; this encodes MHSSGDLVAVFDADVVPLNGFLRRTVGLFDDSSVGFVQTPQSYMNADPVVRNASMERWLLPDEETFYRWIEPTRQALGAVVCAGTSFVMRRSALEQVGGFVTATSSEDLATGIQIAAAGYRNIFVAEKLSAGLAPLTAAAMTRQRCRWASGTLQILRTGASPFRIRGLTPLQRLAYLEGILHWFNVLPQLLLLLFPLSLGLLGVAPIRLTAAGLFSEALPFFLAQMLLSRWLSGHARTALLPELYRWLFVVPLAGAVLSTLFGRPLRFHVTPKQRPWGRRLGPSRQLLLPLLFLLSLQLIALVHLLNGPLTGPELAALDPLPPATRVVTMVWACTNLLLLLLAVRCCWDRSADSDLPWFRLEPKPLIRLTPIQEGAPLPPLSLSVMAISEEGIELEAPAQSSPAAESCITSSDVVWTVEGLPGLDSVPLELLESPLLISSLGDRRRDGWRLAGRWGALSPQQRDQLQTLLYRRDRLWPQRTAPFELLALPAVLRLLLRPCGPDTWFQRSLIPQRSWVEDLPGTARDRRVS